Proteins encoded together in one Felis catus isolate Fca126 chromosome B3, F.catus_Fca126_mat1.0, whole genome shotgun sequence window:
- the TNFAIP8L3 gene encoding tumor necrosis factor alpha-induced protein 8-like protein 3, protein MIQPPVTSHVSASVSSGPDVFSSKSLALQAQKKILSKIASKTMANMLIDDTSSEIFDELYKVTKEHTHSKKEAHKIMKDLIKVAIKIGILYRHNQFSQEEVVIVEKLRKKLNQTAMTIVSFYEVEYTFDRNVLSKLLHECKDLVHELVQRHLTPRTHGRINHVFNHFADVEFLSTLYSLDGDCRPNLKRICEGINKLLDEKVL, encoded by the exons ATGATTCAGCCCCCAGTGACTTCACACGTATCTGCTTCAGTTAGCTCTG GTCCTGATGTTTTTAGTTCAAAGAGCCTTGCCCTTCAAGCTCAGAAGAAGATCCTGAGCAAAATAGCCAGCAAAACTATGGCAAACATGTTGATCGATGACACCAGCAGTGAGATCTTTGATGAGCTCTACAAAGTCACTAAAGAGCACACCCACAGCAAGAAGGAAGcccacaagatcatgaaagaCTTGATCAAGGTGGCAATCAAAATTGGAATCCTCTACCGGCACAACCAGTTCAGCCAGGAGGAGGTTGTTATCGTGGAGAAGCTCAGGAAGAAGCTGAACCAGACGGCCATGACGATCGTCAGCTTCTATGAGGTGGAGTACACCTTTGATAGGAACGTGCTCTCCAAGCTTCTGCATGAGTGCAAGGACCTGGTGCATGAACTGGTGCAGCGACACCTGACACCCAGGACCCATGGGCGCATCAACCACGTCTTCAACCACTTTGCCGACGTGGAGTTCCTCTCTACCCTTTATAGTCTGGATGGAGACTGTAGGCCCAACCTCAAGAGAATTTGTGAAGGAATCAATAAATTGCTAGATGAGAAAGTCCTCTGA